A DNA window from Pseudomonas sp. B21-056 contains the following coding sequences:
- a CDS encoding rubredoxin, protein MKTWQCIVCGFIYDEAKGLPEEGIPAGTRWEDVPDDWLCPDCGVGKMDFEMTSIN, encoded by the coding sequence ATGAAGACATGGCAATGTATCGTCTGCGGTTTTATCTATGACGAAGCCAAAGGTTTGCCGGAAGAAGGCATCCCCGCCGGTACTCGCTGGGAAGACGTCCCGGACGACTGGCTATGCCCGGACTGCGGTGTTGGCAAAATGGATTTCGAAATGACCAGCATCAACTGA
- a CDS encoding chorismate--pyruvate lyase family protein, whose amino-acid sequence MPHTNSIFPTLQWRPQHLLSPRPDACVLDWLFDEGSLTRRLTRLSDEHFNVTPLFEGWQPLRDDECAALDLAPGSEGWVREVYLRGHGEPWVFARSVAARSALQGDGLQMDDLGSRSLGELLFCDQAFQRQAIEVCHYPAPWLPSEVRTAELWGRRSRFDRGALSVLVAEIFLPRLWSVARAYSETC is encoded by the coding sequence GTGCCGCATACAAATTCGATATTTCCTACACTTCAATGGCGGCCCCAGCACCTGCTGTCACCTCGCCCCGATGCCTGTGTACTCGACTGGCTGTTCGACGAAGGCTCCCTGACCCGGCGCCTCACGCGCCTGTCGGACGAGCATTTCAATGTGACACCGCTGTTCGAGGGTTGGCAGCCGTTGCGCGACGACGAGTGTGCCGCACTGGACCTGGCCCCAGGCAGCGAGGGCTGGGTGCGCGAGGTGTATCTGCGCGGCCATGGCGAGCCCTGGGTATTCGCCCGCAGTGTGGCGGCCCGCAGTGCATTGCAGGGCGACGGGCTGCAAATGGACGATCTGGGCAGCCGCTCCCTGGGGGAGCTGCTGTTTTGCGACCAGGCTTTCCAGCGCCAGGCAATCGAGGTGTGCCATTACCCCGCGCCGTGGTTGCCAAGCGAGGTGCGCACAGCTGAATTGTGGGGCAGGCGCTCGCGCTTCGATCGCGGGGCGTTGAGCGTGCTGGTCGCGGAAATCTTCCTGCCGCGCCTGTGGAGCGTCGCTCGCGCCTATTCGGAGACTTGCTGA
- the ubiA gene encoding 4-hydroxybenzoate octaprenyltransferase — protein MYLQLLKSLNRLNPRAWDFVQLTRMDKPIGIYLLLWPTLWALWIAGDGSPSLVNIVIFVLGVTLTRAGGCVINDWADRKVDGHVKRTAQRPLASGKISSKEALVFFAVLMTVSFLLVLCTNMPTILLSFGGLALALTYPFMKRYTYYPQVVLGAAFSWGMPMAFTAETGHLPAAAWLLYIANLLWTVAYDTYYAMTDRDDDLRIGVKSTAILFGDADRVINLTLQGLALGCLLLAGAQFKLGGWFHLGLLVAAGCFAWEFWYTRGRDRMRCFQAFLHNHWAGLAIFVGIVLDYALR, from the coding sequence ATGTACCTGCAACTGCTCAAATCCTTGAACCGCCTCAACCCACGAGCCTGGGACTTCGTGCAATTGACCCGCATGGACAAGCCCATCGGCATTTATCTGCTGCTGTGGCCGACCCTGTGGGCACTGTGGATTGCCGGTGACGGCTCGCCGTCGCTGGTCAACATCGTGATCTTCGTCCTCGGCGTGACGCTGACCCGCGCCGGTGGTTGCGTGATCAACGATTGGGCCGACCGCAAGGTCGACGGCCACGTCAAGCGCACCGCACAGCGCCCGCTGGCCAGCGGCAAGATCAGTTCGAAGGAAGCCCTGGTGTTCTTCGCCGTGCTGATGACCGTGAGTTTCCTGCTGGTGCTGTGCACCAACATGCCGACGATCCTGCTGTCCTTTGGCGGGCTGGCACTGGCCCTCACCTACCCGTTCATGAAGCGCTACACCTACTACCCGCAAGTGGTGCTGGGCGCGGCGTTCTCCTGGGGCATGCCAATGGCGTTCACCGCCGAAACCGGCCATTTGCCGGCGGCTGCATGGCTGCTGTACATCGCCAACCTGCTGTGGACGGTGGCCTATGACACCTACTACGCGATGACCGACCGCGACGACGACTTGCGTATCGGCGTGAAGTCCACGGCGATCCTGTTTGGCGATGCCGACCGGGTGATCAATCTGACCCTGCAAGGCCTGGCCCTGGGCTGCCTGCTGCTGGCCGGTGCGCAGTTCAAGCTGGGCGGCTGGTTCCACCTGGGGCTGCTGGTCGCCGCCGGCTGTTTTGCCTGGGAGTTCTGGTACACCCGTGGCCGTGACCGGATGCGCTGCTTCCAGGCGTTCCTGCACAACCACTGGGCCGGGTTGGCGATTTTCGTGGGGATCGTGCTGGATTATGCGTTGCGCTGA
- the phoB gene encoding phosphate regulon transcriptional regulator PhoB, whose product MVGRSILIVDDEAPIREMIAVALEMAGYDCMEAENSQQAHAIIVDRKPDLILLDWMLPGTSGIELARRLKRDELTGDIPIIMLTAKGEEDNKIQGLEVGADDYITKPFSPRELVARLKAVLRRAGPTDGEAPIEVGGLLLDPISHRVTIDGKPAEMGPTEYRLLQFFMTHQERAYTRGQLLDQVWGGNVYVEERTVDVHIRRLRKALGDAYENLVQTVRGTGYRFSTKA is encoded by the coding sequence ATGGTTGGCAGGAGCATTCTGATCGTCGACGACGAGGCGCCCATCCGCGAGATGATTGCCGTTGCGTTGGAGATGGCCGGCTATGACTGCATGGAAGCAGAGAACTCCCAACAGGCCCACGCCATCATCGTCGACCGCAAGCCCGACCTGATCCTGCTGGACTGGATGCTGCCTGGCACGTCCGGCATCGAGCTGGCGCGACGCCTCAAGCGCGATGAGCTGACCGGGGACATCCCGATCATCATGCTCACCGCCAAAGGCGAAGAGGACAACAAGATCCAGGGCCTGGAAGTGGGTGCCGACGACTACATCACCAAGCCGTTTTCCCCACGGGAGCTGGTGGCACGCCTCAAAGCCGTGTTGCGCCGCGCCGGGCCGACAGACGGCGAAGCGCCGATTGAAGTCGGCGGCCTGCTGCTGGACCCCATCAGCCATCGCGTGACCATTGACGGCAAACCTGCCGAGATGGGCCCGACCGAGTACCGCCTGCTGCAATTCTTCATGACCCATCAGGAGCGCGCCTACACCCGCGGGCAACTGCTGGACCAGGTCTGGGGCGGCAACGTGTATGTCGAGGAACGCACCGTGGACGTGCACATCCGCCGCCTGCGCAAAGCCCTCGGTGATGCCTACGAGAATCTGGTACAAACCGTACGTGGCACCGGTTATCGTTTCTCTACCAAGGCCTGA
- the phoR gene encoding phosphate regulon sensor histidine kinase PhoR, producing MLLLVTGCLLIGLISGYYGWSLAAGLGLYLAWTLKQLLRLHEWLRLHKPDEAPPDGYGLWGEVFDSIYHLQRRDQRVRGRLQAVIDRVQESTAALKDAVIMLDSDGNLEWWNRAAETLLGLKTPQDSGQPVTNLVRHPRFKEYFEQDNYAEPLEIPSPTNDRLRIQLYITRYGNNEHLMLVRDVTRIHQLEQMRKDFIANVSHELRTPLTVICGYLETLLDNVDEVNPRWSRALQQMQQQGGRMQTLLNDLLLLAKLEATDYPSDNQPVPVDDLLQIISEDAQELSGPKQQTITLEVDPAVQLKGSEAELRSAFSNLVFNAVKYTPEHGRIHIRWWGDVQGAHLSVQDSGIGIDSKHLPRLTERFYRVDSSRNSNTGGTGLGLAIVKHVLLRHRARMEISSVPGHGSTFTCHFAPAQVVRARLASSAD from the coding sequence ATGTTGTTGCTGGTGACCGGCTGTTTGCTGATCGGCCTGATCAGCGGCTATTACGGCTGGAGCCTGGCCGCGGGCCTGGGACTTTACCTGGCCTGGACTCTCAAGCAATTGCTGCGCCTGCATGAATGGCTGCGCCTGCACAAACCCGACGAAGCGCCACCCGACGGCTACGGCCTGTGGGGCGAGGTGTTCGACAGCATCTACCACCTGCAACGGCGCGACCAGCGCGTGCGTGGCCGCCTGCAGGCGGTGATCGACCGGGTCCAGGAGTCCACCGCCGCGCTGAAAGACGCGGTGATCATGCTCGACAGCGACGGCAACCTGGAGTGGTGGAACCGCGCCGCCGAAACCCTGCTGGGCCTCAAGACGCCCCAGGACAGCGGCCAGCCGGTGACCAACCTGGTGCGTCATCCGCGCTTCAAGGAATATTTCGAGCAGGACAACTACGCCGAGCCGCTGGAGATCCCCTCGCCCACCAACGACCGGCTGCGCATCCAGTTGTACATCACCCGTTACGGCAACAACGAGCACTTGATGCTGGTGCGCGACGTCACCCGCATCCATCAGCTGGAACAGATGCGTAAGGACTTCATCGCCAACGTGTCCCACGAACTGCGCACGCCATTGACGGTAATCTGCGGTTACCTGGAAACCCTGCTCGACAACGTCGACGAGGTGAACCCGCGCTGGAGCCGGGCCTTGCAGCAGATGCAGCAGCAGGGCGGGCGCATGCAGACCCTGCTCAACGATCTGCTGTTGCTGGCGAAGCTGGAGGCCACCGATTATCCGTCGGACAACCAGCCCGTGCCCGTCGACGACCTGCTGCAGATCATCAGCGAGGACGCCCAGGAGCTGTCCGGTCCCAAGCAGCAGACCATCACCCTGGAAGTCGACCCTGCGGTACAGCTCAAGGGCAGCGAGGCGGAACTGCGCAGCGCGTTCTCCAACCTGGTGTTCAACGCGGTCAAGTACACACCGGAGCACGGCCGGATCCACATCCGCTGGTGGGGCGATGTGCAAGGCGCGCACCTGAGCGTGCAGGATTCGGGCATCGGCATCGACAGCAAACACCTGCCACGCCTGACCGAGCGTTTCTACCGCGTCGACTCCAGCCGCAACTCCAACACGGGAGGCACCGGGTTGGGCCTGGCGATCGTCAAACACGTGTTGCTGCGCCATCGCGCACGCATGGAGATCAGCAGCGTACCGGGCCATGGCAGCACGTTTACCTGCCATTTTGCCCCGGCCCAGGTGGTCCGCGCGCGCCTCGCCAGCTCCGCCGATTGA
- a CDS encoding hemolysin family protein has protein sequence MDPSPGLSLVTLFAEFGMILFALILVLLNGFFVAAEFAMVKLRSTRVEAIADQNGWRGHILRTVHSQLDAYLSACQLGITLASLGLGWVGEPAFAHILEPLLDLVGVQSPELIKGISFFTAFFIISYLHIVVGELAPKSWAIRKPELLSLWTAVPLYLFYWAMYPAIYLLNASANAILRIAGQGEPGPHHEHHYSREELKLILHSSRGQDPSDQGMRVLASAVEMGELEVVDWANSREDLVTLEFNAPLKEILAMFRRHKFSRYPVYDSERQEFVGLLHIKDLLLELAALDHIPESFNLAELTRPLERVSRHMPLSQLLEQFRKGGSHFAVVEEADGNIIGYLTMEDVLEVLVGDIQDEHRKAERGILAYQPGKLLVRGDTPLFKVERLLGIDLDHIEAETLAGLVYETLKRVPEEEEVLEVEGLRIIIKKMKGPKIILAKVLMLD, from the coding sequence ATGGACCCTTCCCCTGGCTTGTCCCTCGTTACACTCTTCGCCGAATTCGGCATGATTCTTTTTGCTCTGATCCTGGTTCTGCTCAACGGTTTTTTCGTTGCGGCCGAATTTGCCATGGTCAAGCTGCGCTCGACCCGGGTCGAGGCCATCGCCGACCAGAACGGCTGGCGCGGGCACATCCTGCGCACCGTCCACAGTCAGCTCGATGCCTACCTGTCTGCCTGCCAGCTGGGTATCACCCTCGCCTCCCTGGGCCTGGGCTGGGTCGGCGAGCCGGCGTTCGCCCACATCCTCGAACCGTTGCTGGACCTGGTGGGCGTTCAGTCGCCGGAGTTGATCAAGGGCATTTCGTTCTTCACCGCGTTCTTCATCATTTCGTACCTGCACATCGTGGTCGGTGAGCTGGCGCCCAAGTCCTGGGCGATCCGCAAGCCCGAGCTGCTGTCGCTGTGGACCGCCGTGCCGTTGTACCTGTTCTACTGGGCCATGTACCCGGCGATCTACCTGCTCAACGCCAGCGCCAACGCCATTCTGCGCATCGCCGGCCAAGGCGAACCCGGCCCCCATCACGAGCACCATTACAGCCGTGAAGAACTGAAGCTGATCCTGCACTCCAGCCGTGGCCAGGACCCGAGCGACCAGGGCATGCGCGTCCTGGCATCGGCCGTGGAGATGGGCGAGCTGGAAGTGGTGGACTGGGCCAACTCCCGGGAAGACCTGGTGACGCTGGAGTTCAACGCGCCGCTCAAGGAAATCCTGGCGATGTTCCGTCGTCACAAGTTCAGCCGCTACCCGGTGTACGACAGCGAACGCCAGGAATTCGTCGGCCTGCTGCACATCAAGGACCTGCTGCTGGAACTGGCGGCCCTGGATCACATTCCCGAGTCGTTCAACCTGGCCGAACTGACCCGCCCCCTGGAACGCGTGTCCCGGCACATGCCGTTGTCGCAACTGCTGGAGCAGTTCCGCAAGGGCGGCTCGCACTTCGCCGTGGTCGAGGAGGCCGACGGCAACATCATCGGCTACCTGACCATGGAAGACGTGCTGGAAGTGCTGGTGGGCGACATCCAGGACGAACACCGCAAGGCCGAGCGCGGCATCCTCGCCTACCAGCCGGGCAAGCTGCTGGTACGCGGCGACACGCCGCTGTTCAAGGTCGAGCGCCTGCTGGGGATCGACCTGGACCACATCGAGGCCGAGACCCTGGCCGGACTGGTCTACGAAACCCTCAAGCGGGTGCCGGAAGAGGAAGAAGTGCTGGAAGTCGAAGGTTTGCGGATCATCATCAAGAAGATGAAAGGCCCGAAGATCATCCTGGCGAAGGTGTTGATGCTCGATTGA
- a CDS encoding M23 family metallopeptidase: MLAPLLFACGLVLASTSAMAMTIYKSTDANGVVSYSDRPSRGAQVFVFRDRMVEHLERQVFLDIKKQKGVDAVFVRNDLYAPVEIELSFAGLGNVSGAPSRPIRRVLPARSNLRLALLTATQPGKPLVYTPRFEYSLGDPADAAQAYRYPLPWRGGPFRLSQGANGQYSHYGPKNRYAMDIAMPVGTPIIAARGGVVIKTENQQTGRGDDPSGNFVRVLHDDGTMGVYLHLQKGSVSVREGQRVMVGTPLALSGNTGNSSGPHLHFVVQRNTGLGLVSIPYQFDQPVGELPNFALGKQ; encoded by the coding sequence ATGCTCGCGCCCCTGCTGTTCGCCTGCGGTCTTGTCCTGGCCTCCACCTCAGCCATGGCCATGACGATCTACAAATCCACCGACGCCAACGGCGTAGTGTCCTATAGCGACCGCCCCAGCCGGGGCGCTCAGGTGTTCGTGTTCCGGGATCGCATGGTCGAACACCTGGAGCGCCAGGTGTTTCTCGATATCAAGAAGCAGAAGGGTGTGGATGCGGTGTTCGTGCGCAACGACTTGTATGCGCCGGTGGAGATCGAGTTGAGTTTCGCCGGGCTGGGTAATGTGAGCGGGGCGCCGAGCCGGCCGATTCGTCGGGTCCTGCCGGCGCGCAGCAACCTGCGCCTGGCGCTGCTCACGGCCACCCAGCCCGGCAAGCCGTTGGTGTACACCCCCAGGTTCGAATATTCCCTGGGCGACCCGGCAGACGCGGCACAGGCCTATCGCTACCCGTTGCCATGGCGCGGCGGGCCGTTCCGGCTGAGCCAGGGGGCCAACGGTCAGTACAGTCACTATGGACCGAAGAACCGCTACGCCATGGACATTGCCATGCCCGTAGGCACGCCGATCATTGCGGCGCGGGGCGGCGTGGTGATCAAGACCGAGAATCAACAGACCGGCCGTGGCGATGACCCCTCGGGCAATTTCGTGCGGGTGCTGCACGATGACGGCACCATGGGCGTCTACCTGCACCTGCAGAAAGGTTCGGTGAGCGTCCGGGAAGGGCAGCGGGTGATGGTGGGTACGCCATTGGCGCTATCGGGCAACACCGGCAACAGCTCCGGGCCGCACCTGCACTTCGTGGTGCAGCGCAATACCGGGTTGGGGCTGGTGTCGATTCCCTATCAGTTCGATCAGCCGGTGGGGGAGTTGCCCAACTTTGCGTTGGGCAAGCAATAG
- a CDS encoding transposase, with protein sequence MRFGKKHLNTRRLNHYHDQTVRRVQVRRDDHETPLILVTNDFSRSAEEIADLYKQRWQIELFFKWIKQKLKLKRYFGFSENAVRLQIYSALITYLLLLLYQQRSACSDSLSNFTIRLAHSLFERPLSDTHRGYRRQERTELKAAQGSLQL encoded by the coding sequence GTGCGATTTGGCAAAAAACACCTGAATACACGACGGTTAAATCACTATCACGACCAAACCGTACGTCGGGTCCAGGTTCGTCGAGATGATCACGAAACGCCGCTGATCCTGGTGACTAATGATTTTTCACGCTCAGCTGAAGAAATTGCCGACCTGTACAAGCAGCGCTGGCAGATCGAGTTGTTCTTCAAGTGGATCAAGCAAAAACTCAAGCTCAAACGGTACTTCGGATTCTCTGAAAACGCGGTGCGTCTACAAATCTACAGCGCGCTGATCACATACCTTTTGCTGCTCCTGTATCAACAACGCTCGGCCTGCTCAGACTCACTTTCAAACTTCACTATCCGGCTGGCTCATAGCTTGTTTGAGCGCCCGCTCAGCGACACACACCGCGGATATCGAAGGCAAGAACGAACAGAGCTGAAGGCTGCCCAGGGTAGCCTTCAGCTATGA
- a CDS encoding IS4 family transposase has protein sequence MLPLAVPAFERYSAFSDSIPAMFSSTRFSQMLQALPHQLFKNAVKRCGADRYAKQFSSWDLLVTLIFGQITQASSLRALATASQSLEPHHYHLNARSMVRSTLCDALSKRSSEPFRLACEHLLQGVGRKQRKSLEAMVTLIDSTSITLRGPGFDDWTAATKTRITQGLKVHVAIDPRQTAPTYVNITAANVNDLSDALTMPLEAGITYVFDKGYCDYNWWHQIDQVGAFFVTRLKKMPM, from the coding sequence TTGCTCCCCCTTGCTGTACCTGCCTTTGAGCGATACTCGGCTTTTTCAGACTCGATTCCGGCTATGTTCAGCAGCACTCGCTTTTCACAAATGCTCCAAGCACTCCCTCATCAGTTGTTCAAAAATGCAGTCAAACGCTGTGGCGCTGATCGTTATGCCAAGCAATTCAGCTCTTGGGATCTGCTCGTCACGCTGATCTTTGGTCAGATAACACAAGCCAGCAGCCTGCGCGCCTTGGCGACAGCATCGCAATCGCTGGAACCTCACCATTATCATCTCAACGCTCGCAGCATGGTTCGCTCAACGCTTTGTGATGCCTTGAGCAAACGCAGTTCAGAGCCTTTTCGGCTGGCCTGCGAGCACTTGCTGCAGGGCGTTGGCCGCAAGCAGCGCAAGTCCCTGGAAGCGATGGTCACGCTGATCGACTCGACCTCAATCACCTTGCGCGGTCCCGGCTTCGACGACTGGACCGCTGCGACGAAAACCCGCATAACACAAGGCCTGAAGGTGCATGTGGCAATTGATCCACGACAAACAGCACCCACTTACGTGAACATCACTGCCGCCAACGTCAATGACCTGAGTGACGCCCTGACCATGCCGCTTGAAGCAGGCATCACGTACGTTTTCGACAAGGGATACTGCGATTACAACTGGTGGCACCAGATTGATCAGGTGGGGGCGTTCTTCGTCACACGACTCAAAAAAATGCCAATGTGA
- a CDS encoding response regulator: MSKVSVLVVDDASFIRDLVKKCLRNYFPGIRIEDAVNGRKAQALLAREAFDLVLCDWEMPEMSGLELLTWCRQQDNLKGMPFVMVTSRGDKENVVQAIQAGVSGYVSKPFTNEQLLTKVKQALHKVGKLDTLMNSAPTKMNSAFGNDSLSALTGGKAAPVVAAMAPAPARQAAVAPAAPAPAAAPARGLINSPPVKAPVASAPAGANRGQGQLRLSSGTQPCVIKALSLKEALLLVKRSETLPQVLESSVLDMEQGDNAETARLNGYLHAIVAHEQTPDSEWLQLTFRFVDKDPQKLDYISRLIARGTAQKHFVPGA, translated from the coding sequence ATGAGTAAGGTCAGTGTGTTGGTCGTGGATGATGCTTCGTTCATTCGTGACCTGGTGAAGAAGTGCCTGCGCAATTACTTCCCGGGCATCCGTATCGAAGACGCCGTGAACGGCAGAAAAGCCCAGGCTCTGCTGGCCCGCGAGGCATTCGACCTGGTGCTGTGCGACTGGGAAATGCCGGAAATGTCCGGCCTGGAGTTGTTGACCTGGTGCCGCCAGCAGGACAACCTCAAGGGTATGCCGTTCGTTATGGTTACCAGCCGTGGCGACAAGGAAAACGTGGTCCAGGCGATCCAGGCCGGCGTTTCCGGCTATGTCAGCAAGCCGTTCACCAACGAGCAGTTGCTGACCAAGGTCAAGCAGGCCCTGCACAAGGTCGGCAAGCTCGACACCCTGATGAACAGCGCCCCGACCAAGATGAACTCGGCGTTCGGCAACGACTCCCTCAGCGCCCTGACGGGCGGCAAGGCGGCTCCGGTTGTCGCGGCTATGGCTCCTGCTCCCGCCAGGCAGGCCGCTGTTGCGCCTGCTGCTCCCGCGCCTGCCGCCGCACCGGCCCGGGGTTTGATCAACAGCCCGCCGGTCAAGGCTCCCGTGGCGTCCGCGCCCGCCGGTGCCAACCGTGGCCAGGGCCAACTGCGCCTGTCCAGCGGCACCCAGCCATGCGTGATCAAGGCCCTGAGCCTCAAGGAGGCGCTGCTGCTGGTCAAACGCTCCGAGACCCTGCCGCAAGTGCTGGAAAGTTCGGTGCTGGACATGGAGCAGGGCGACAACGCCGAAACCGCGCGTCTGAACGGCTACCTGCACGCCATCGTCGCCCACGAGCAGACGCCGGACAGCGAATGGCTGCAACTGACCTTCCGCTTCGTCGACAAAGACCCGCAGAAACTCGACTACATCTCCCGCCTGATCGCCCGCGGCACCGCGCAGAAGCACTTCGTTCCGGGCGCCTGA
- the phoU gene encoding phosphate signaling complex protein PhoU, with translation MISKEGLTHHISAQFNAELEEVRSHLLAMGGLVEKQVNDAVTALIEADSGLAQQVREIDDQINQMERNIDEECLRILARRQPAASDLRLIISISKSVIDLERIGDEATKIARRAIQLCEEGEAPRGYVEVRHIGDQVRNMVRDALDAFARFDADLALSVAQYDKIIDREYKTALRELATYMMEDPRSISRVLSIIWVLRSLERIGDHARNISELVIYLVRGTDVRHMGLKRMKEEVEGTPSESSNVPGETDDK, from the coding sequence ATGATTTCGAAGGAAGGCCTTACTCACCACATTTCCGCCCAGTTCAACGCCGAGCTGGAGGAGGTGCGCAGCCATCTGCTGGCCATGGGCGGCCTGGTGGAAAAGCAGGTCAACGACGCGGTGACCGCGCTGATCGAGGCCGACTCCGGCCTGGCCCAGCAAGTGCGCGAGATCGACGACCAGATCAACCAGATGGAACGCAACATCGACGAAGAGTGCCTGCGCATCCTGGCTCGTCGCCAACCGGCTGCTTCCGACCTGCGGCTGATCATCAGCATCTCCAAGTCGGTGATCGATCTCGAGCGGATCGGTGACGAAGCCACCAAGATCGCCCGTCGTGCCATCCAGTTGTGCGAAGAAGGCGAAGCCCCGCGCGGTTACGTAGAAGTTCGTCATATTGGCGACCAGGTGCGCAACATGGTCCGCGATGCCCTGGATGCCTTCGCCCGCTTCGACGCCGACCTGGCGTTGTCGGTGGCCCAGTACGACAAGATCATCGACCGCGAATACAAGACCGCCCTGCGCGAGCTGGCGACCTACATGATGGAAGACCCGCGCTCAATCTCCCGGGTGTTGAGCATCATCTGGGTGCTGCGTTCCCTGGAGCGTATCGGCGATCATGCGCGCAACATCTCCGAACTTGTGATCTACCTGGTGCGCGGTACCGACGTACGGCACATGGGGCTCAAGCGCATGAAGGAAGAAGTTGAGGGCACCCCGTCCGAATCCTCTAATGTTCCGGGCGAAACTGACGATAAGTAA
- the pstB gene encoding phosphate ABC transporter ATP-binding protein PstB, translating into MQHEAHTHGINMSALGRDKQSLNLAEETVAIEVPGLNLFYGQKQALYDVSLNIPKQRVTAFIGPSGCGKSTLLRTFNRMNDLVDGCRVEGEINLYGNDIYRKGEDVAELRRRVGMVFQKPNPFPKTIYENVVYGLRIQGINKKRILDEAVEWALKGAALWDEVKDRLHDSALGLSGGQQQRLVIARTIAVEPEVLLLDEPCSALDPISTLKVEELIYELKSKFTIVIVTHNMQQAARVSDYTAFMYMGKLVEFGDTDTLFTNPAKKQTEDYITGRYG; encoded by the coding sequence ATGCAACACGAAGCACATACACACGGCATCAACATGTCGGCCCTGGGCCGCGACAAGCAGAGCCTGAACCTGGCCGAGGAAACCGTCGCCATCGAAGTGCCCGGCCTGAACCTGTTCTACGGCCAGAAGCAAGCGCTGTACGACGTCAGCCTGAACATCCCGAAACAACGCGTGACCGCGTTCATCGGCCCGTCGGGCTGCGGCAAGTCGACCTTGCTGCGCACCTTCAACCGCATGAACGACCTGGTGGACGGTTGCCGCGTCGAGGGTGAAATCAACCTCTACGGCAACGACATCTACCGCAAGGGTGAAGACGTCGCCGAGCTGCGCCGTCGCGTGGGCATGGTGTTCCAGAAGCCCAACCCGTTCCCGAAGACCATCTACGAGAACGTGGTCTATGGCCTGCGCATCCAGGGCATCAACAAGAAGCGCATTCTCGACGAAGCCGTGGAATGGGCGCTCAAGGGCGCGGCACTGTGGGATGAGGTCAAGGACCGCCTGCACGACTCGGCCCTGGGCCTGTCCGGTGGTCAGCAGCAGCGCCTGGTGATCGCCCGCACCATCGCCGTGGAACCGGAAGTGTTGCTGCTCGACGAACCCTGCTCGGCCCTCGATCCGATCTCGACATTGAAGGTCGAAGAGCTGATCTACGAGCTCAAGTCCAAGTTCACCATCGTCATCGTGACCCACAACATGCAGCAGGCGGCGCGGGTTTCCGACTACACCGCCTTCATGTACATGGGCAAGCTGGTGGAGTTCGGCGACACCGACACCTTGTTCACCAATCCGGCGAAGAAGCAGACCGAAGACTACATTACCGGTCGCTACGGCTAG